In one Candidatus Gorgyraea atricola genomic region, the following are encoded:
- the purL gene encoding phosphoribosylformylglycinamidine synthase subunit PurL: MTTKNTIKVDAALAKEMGLTEQEFDSIKKLLGRTPNTTELGVFSAMWSEHCSYKNSRKLFRMFPTKGKQVLVGAGEENSGIVDIGDGLGVAFKIESHNHPSAVEPFEASATGIGGCVRDIFTTGARPIAVLGGLRFGTLENKKVKFLFKEVFRGLAHYANVAEISAVGGDAYFDESYEGNPLVNAFVVGVVKHGDIVKGVASGKGNPVYYIGGDTGRDGVGGASFASKEITEDSGSDPNAVAIGDPELGKRLREACLELINKKLVVGMQDMGAAGLTCSSCETAARSGTGIEIDVALIPQREKNMTPYEILLSESQERMLAILKKGSEKDALSILGKWKIKAVEIGKVTDDGIMRVKENGVTVCEVPAEALTKKAPLYDREIKEPAYLKETKSASFKNLPEPDDYNKVLLQLLDIPTIASKESAYKKFTFVKKDEVMQGAGSDAAIVKVKGTKKALAISVDCNGRFCYLNPYNGAQMAVAEAARNVVCAGGRPLAITDGLNFGNPMKPENYWQFYKCIEGLSDSCKALGTPVISGNVSFYNENPKGAVDPTPMVGMVGLIEDATKAVTQDFKNDGDEIMLLGENTPGLGGSEYLYHVHKQKKGDPQIDMKAEKAVQDACLEAIHSGIIQSAHNTSEGGLAVCLAESCIANGSTMKGAVIDLSATKAGMRLDDLLFGEAPSRIVVSVKSADSGKLEEIAKKYSVACYKLGKVGGDKLVIKDAIDTPVKNLSDAWRNAIPNRTNID; this comes from the coding sequence ATGACAACAAAAAATACTATTAAAGTAGACGCTGCATTAGCAAAAGAGATGGGACTTACAGAGCAGGAATTTGACAGCATAAAAAAATTGCTCGGGAGGACGCCAAACACAACGGAACTTGGAGTTTTTTCAGCTATGTGGTCAGAGCACTGCAGCTATAAAAATTCCAGAAAATTATTTAGGATGTTCCCGACAAAAGGAAAGCAGGTCCTGGTTGGCGCAGGCGAGGAAAATTCTGGCATCGTCGATATCGGGGATGGGTTAGGGGTCGCGTTTAAGATAGAATCGCACAATCATCCTTCTGCAGTGGAGCCATTTGAGGCTTCTGCGACAGGTATTGGCGGATGCGTGCGCGACATATTTACAACCGGGGCGCGGCCTATTGCTGTTCTTGGCGGGTTGAGATTCGGTACGCTGGAAAACAAGAAGGTGAAATTTTTATTCAAGGAAGTATTCAGGGGCCTTGCTCATTATGCTAATGTCGCAGAGATAAGCGCTGTGGGCGGGGATGCGTATTTTGATGAGAGCTATGAAGGCAATCCTCTGGTGAACGCGTTTGTCGTCGGGGTAGTGAAGCATGGAGATATTGTAAAAGGTGTGGCGTCAGGTAAGGGTAATCCCGTGTACTATATCGGCGGGGACACCGGGAGAGACGGCGTAGGCGGCGCGAGTTTTGCGTCTAAGGAGATCACGGAGGATTCAGGTTCAGATCCTAATGCTGTAGCTATCGGAGATCCAGAGCTTGGCAAGCGTTTGCGCGAGGCATGCCTGGAGTTGATCAATAAAAAACTCGTGGTGGGCATGCAGGATATGGGCGCGGCAGGGCTTACATGTTCTTCGTGCGAGACAGCAGCGAGGAGCGGCACAGGCATAGAAATAGACGTGGCGCTTATTCCACAGAGAGAAAAAAACATGACGCCATATGAAATCCTTCTTTCAGAATCTCAAGAAAGGATGCTCGCTATCCTTAAAAAGGGATCTGAAAAAGATGCGCTTTCTATTTTGGGCAAGTGGAAGATAAAGGCTGTTGAGATCGGCAAGGTAACAGATGACGGTATCATGCGAGTCAAGGAAAACGGCGTTACTGTATGTGAGGTGCCTGCAGAGGCATTGACAAAAAAGGCGCCGCTCTATGACAGGGAGATCAAAGAACCTGCTTATTTAAAGGAGACAAAGTCAGCTTCTTTTAAGAATTTGCCGGAGCCGGATGATTACAATAAGGTGTTGCTGCAGCTCCTGGATATCCCTACCATTGCCAGCAAAGAATCAGCGTATAAAAAGTTTACATTCGTGAAAAAAGATGAGGTCATGCAGGGCGCTGGCTCAGACGCCGCGATCGTTAAAGTAAAAGGAACGAAAAAGGCGCTGGCAATAAGCGTGGACTGTAATGGCAGGTTCTGCTACTTAAATCCTTATAATGGCGCGCAGATGGCTGTGGCAGAGGCAGCGAGGAATGTTGTATGCGCTGGCGGAAGGCCGCTCGCGATTACTGATGGATTGAATTTCGGAAACCCCATGAAGCCTGAGAATTATTGGCAATTCTACAAGTGCATAGAAGGACTTTCTGACTCGTGCAAGGCGCTGGGTACACCTGTTATAAGCGGCAACGTGAGTTTTTACAATGAAAATCCTAAGGGAGCAGTTGACCCGACTCCGATGGTGGGAATGGTCGGATTGATCGAGGATGCGACAAAGGCCGTGACGCAGGATTTTAAGAACGACGGCGATGAAATAATGCTTCTGGGCGAAAACACGCCAGGCCTTGGAGGCAGTGAATACCTCTATCATGTACACAAACAGAAAAAAGGAGACCCGCAGATTGACATGAAAGCGGAAAAGGCAGTACAGGACGCATGCCTTGAGGCAATACACTCAGGCATTATCCAGAGCGCTCACAATACTTCAGAGGGCGGATTGGCTGTGTGTCTGGCAGAGTCTTGTATCGCGAATGGCTCTACTATGAAAGGCGCTGTCATAGATTTGAGCGCGACTAAAGCTGGCATGAGGCTGGATGATCTTTTATTCGGCGAGGCGCCTTCAAGGATAGTGGTTTCTGTGAAAAGCGCTGATTCAGGAAAGCTCGAAGAGATAGCAAAGAAGTACTCAGTTGCGTGCTATAAGCTTGGTAAAGTTGGCGGAGACAAGCTTGTCATCAAGGATGCAATAGACACTCCTGTGAAGAATCTGAGTGATGCGTGGAGGAACGCTATTCCTAACAGGACAAATATTGATTGA
- the purB gene encoding adenylosuccinate lyase, which translates to MIPRYSLPKMASIWSEENKFQKMLDVEILACEAMADLGKVPRKELQKIKSKARFNVKRIEKIEKKTRHDVIAFLHNIAEHVGSASRFVHQGLTSSDVLDTALSLMMKEAAGILLDDLKKLKSELRKKAKKYKKTIMVGRSHGVHAEPTTFGLKIALFFDEINRCIDRIEKAKDIISVGKISGPVGTYSNVEPYVENYVCKKLGLKAANISTQVLQRDRHAEYMSQIAVVGATLEKIAVEIRNLQKTEVREVEEPFSKGQKGSSAMPHKRNPVMCERITGLARVLRTNALAAMENVALWHERDISHSSVERVIVPDSTILLDYMLNDMIFIIKNMHVYPQNMRNNLAKTRGLIFSARILVELEKRGVERRKAYDIIQRCAMEVWKKNENFKAALWMDKDFRKVVKSRELERFFDLGYYTKHVDRIFKKVGI; encoded by the coding sequence ATGATACCGAGATATTCGCTTCCTAAGATGGCTAGTATCTGGAGCGAGGAGAACAAGTTTCAGAAGATGCTGGATGTTGAGATCCTTGCTTGTGAGGCAATGGCTGATCTGGGCAAGGTGCCGAGGAAAGAACTACAGAAAATCAAGTCTAAGGCAAGGTTTAACGTAAAGCGAATAGAGAAGATAGAGAAGAAGACCCGCCACGATGTAATTGCATTCCTACACAATATAGCAGAGCATGTTGGGAGCGCTTCAAGGTTTGTGCACCAGGGGCTTACCTCAAGTGATGTGCTGGATACTGCCTTGTCTTTGATGATGAAAGAGGCAGCTGGGATACTGCTCGATGACCTCAAGAAGTTAAAGTCCGAACTGCGCAAAAAGGCAAAGAAATACAAGAAGACCATAATGGTTGGCAGGAGTCATGGTGTACATGCTGAGCCAACTACATTTGGGTTAAAGATTGCCCTATTTTTTGACGAGATAAATAGATGCATTGATAGGATTGAAAAGGCGAAGGACATAATAAGCGTTGGCAAGATCTCAGGGCCTGTTGGTACGTATTCTAATGTCGAGCCCTACGTAGAGAATTATGTGTGTAAGAAATTAGGCTTAAAAGCTGCTAATATCTCGACGCAGGTTTTACAGAGAGATAGACACGCAGAATATATGTCGCAGATCGCTGTGGTAGGGGCGACGCTTGAGAAGATAGCAGTAGAGATACGTAATCTTCAGAAGACAGAGGTGCGCGAAGTTGAAGAGCCGTTTTCAAAGGGGCAAAAAGGCTCGAGTGCAATGCCGCACAAACGTAACCCTGTCATGTGCGAGAGGATTACAGGGCTTGCAAGGGTCTTACGCACAAATGCGCTGGCAGCAATGGAAAATGTCGCGCTATGGCACGAGAGAGATATAAGTCACTCTTCTGTTGAAAGGGTTATTGTACCTGACAGCACTATTTTATTGGATTACATGCTGAATGACATGATATTTATCATAAAGAACATGCATGTCTATCCACAGAATATGAGAAATAACCTGGCTAAGACGCGAGGCCTTATATTTTCAGCAAGGATTTTAGTAGAGCTTGAGAAGCGAGGCGTTGAGAGGCGCAAGGCCTATGACATTATCCAGCGATGCGCAATGGAGGTCTGGAAGAAGAATGAGAATTTCAAGGCAGCGCTGTGGATGGACAAGGATTTTAGGAAGGTAGTAAAATCAAGGGAGCTCGAGCGATTTTTCGACCTGGGGTATTACACGAAACACGTGGATAGAATCTTTAAGAAAGTGGGTATATAG
- a CDS encoding GIY-YIG nuclease family protein encodes MNTYYVYILASKKSGTLYTGITSNLIKRVYEHKTNIIKGFTEKYNVYSLVYYEESNDTLEVITREKRIKKWNRQWKIKLIEGLNAEWRDLYYEIIN; translated from the coding sequence ATGAACACTTATTATGTTTACATATTAGCAAGCAAGAAAAGCGGTACTCTCTATACCGGCATAACAAGTAATTTAATAAAAAGAGTATATGAGCACAAGACTAATATCATTAAAGGATTTACAGAGAAATATAACGTATACAGCCTTGTATATTATGAAGAATCCAATGATACCCTAGAAGTTATTACTAGAGAAAAGCGAATAAAAAAATGGAATAGGCAGTGGAAGATTAAATTGATAGAGGGGCTTAATGCTGAGTGGAGGGATTTGTATTATGAGATTATTAATTAG
- a CDS encoding RnfABCDGE type electron transport complex subunit B produces the protein MLIAIIVMSMMGILFGLGLAFASKIFRVEVDPKMEKVLAVLPGSNCGACGKAGCAALAEAIAAGDMSLTSCPAGGEEVSHKLAEILGEEKSSVAKKIVRVRCGGGKNAKDKYIYEGVKTCAGAALISGGQKLCGFGCLGFGDCVAECPFDAVHMGEEGVPVIDADKCTSCGKCVGACPKNIISLGHILERYYVKCMSQDKITFVKNACKAGCIGCKICEKLSKGAFVIENNLSRLDYSKVNDTTALKLCVDKCPTKCIKAETFNN, from the coding sequence ATGCTGATAGCGATAATTGTAATGTCAATGATGGGGATTTTGTTTGGTCTAGGCCTGGCCTTTGCTTCAAAGATTTTCAGGGTCGAGGTAGATCCGAAGATGGAAAAAGTCCTTGCTGTTTTGCCTGGATCTAATTGCGGCGCATGTGGAAAGGCAGGATGCGCAGCTCTTGCAGAGGCAATCGCAGCAGGGGATATGAGTCTTACTAGTTGCCCAGCAGGAGGCGAGGAAGTATCTCATAAATTGGCCGAGATATTAGGCGAGGAGAAGTCTAGTGTTGCTAAAAAGATCGTACGTGTAAGATGTGGCGGTGGAAAGAATGCAAAGGATAAGTATATTTACGAGGGCGTTAAGACTTGTGCTGGAGCAGCTCTTATCTCAGGCGGCCAGAAATTATGCGGCTTCGGATGTCTTGGTTTTGGCGATTGTGTTGCGGAATGCCCTTTTGATGCGGTCCACATGGGAGAAGAAGGCGTGCCTGTGATCGACGCTGATAAGTGTACCTCATGCGGAAAATGCGTTGGGGCGTGTCCAAAAAATATTATATCCCTCGGGCATATTTTAGAGAGATATTATGTAAAGTGTATGTCCCAGGATAAGATAACTTTTGTAAAAAATGCTTGCAAGGCTGGTTGTATAGGATGTAAAATCTGTGAGAAGCTTTCAAAGGGTGCATTCGTTATAGAAAATAATCTGTCGCGATTGGATTATAGTAAAGTAAACGATACTACAGCTTTAAAGCTGTGTGTTGATAAGTGCCCTACCAAATGTATAAAGGCAGAGACCTTTAATAACTAG
- the trxA gene encoding thioredoxin: MLELTNENFEQEVLSSDVPVLVDFWATWCMPCKMIAPIIEEISKEYDGKCKVVKLNIDDAMEIATKFGVMNIPTVIFFKGGGEFTRVVGVASKDTFIDKIEEVLA; encoded by the coding sequence ATGCTTGAATTGACTAATGAGAATTTTGAACAAGAGGTTTTAAGTTCTGATGTGCCTGTACTTGTGGATTTTTGGGCAACATGGTGCATGCCATGCAAGATGATAGCGCCCATTATAGAAGAGATCAGCAAGGAATACGATGGAAAATGCAAGGTCGTAAAGCTAAATATAGACGATGCAATGGAGATAGCAACAAAATTTGGCGTAATGAATATACCTACGGTGATTTTCTTTAAAGGCGGAGGCGAGTTTACAAGAGTGGTAGGAGTGGCTTCCAAGGATACCTTTATAGATAAAATAGAGGAGGTCTTAGCCTGA
- a CDS encoding septum formation initiator family protein translates to MAKIRIRPLYIGIVFVFIVVFLPGFAKFMDLRSKNIALEEKIERLEQENTTLCKEKKKLEEDIEYVEKVARDSMGVTREGEIPIKIEQ, encoded by the coding sequence ATGGCCAAGATAAGGATAAGACCACTATATATAGGTATAGTATTTGTATTCATTGTGGTTTTTCTGCCAGGATTTGCAAAGTTCATGGATCTAAGGTCCAAAAATATAGCTCTTGAAGAGAAAATCGAACGTCTGGAACAGGAGAACACAACACTTTGTAAGGAAAAGAAAAAGCTAGAAGAAGATATAGAATATGTTGAGAAAGTAGCGCGCGACTCCATGGGCGTCACACGAGAGGGTGAGATCCCCATAAAGATAGAGCAATAA
- a CDS encoding electron transport complex subunit E, with amino-acid sequence MKKLFQEFSKGIFIENPTFRLALGLCPTLAVSTSVANGFGMGVAATFVLLGSNIIVASIRNFIPAKIRIPCFIVIIATFVTIVELTMKAYFPALSKSLGIFVPLIVVNCVVLGRAEAFASRHGVLKSILDGLGMGAGFTLALVLISAIREALGNGTVLGLTIVKGFDPALLFILAPGALLVIGILIGIVNYASEKR; translated from the coding sequence ATGAAAAAACTATTTCAGGAATTCTCAAAAGGTATTTTTATAGAAAATCCGACATTCAGACTCGCTCTGGGACTGTGCCCCACACTTGCTGTATCAACAAGTGTAGCAAATGGTTTTGGCATGGGTGTGGCAGCGACATTTGTATTGTTGGGATCAAACATAATCGTCGCCAGCATTAGAAATTTTATCCCCGCTAAGATAAGGATCCCTTGTTTCATTGTTATAATAGCGACATTCGTGACCATAGTCGAGCTTACAATGAAGGCATATTTTCCAGCGCTCTCAAAATCACTTGGGATATTTGTGCCTCTTATAGTCGTAAACTGCGTTGTCCTGGGCAGGGCAGAGGCATTTGCTTCAAGGCACGGCGTTTTGAAGTCGATCTTAGACGGCCTGGGCATGGGCGCTGGTTTTACATTGGCGCTTGTGCTTATATCAGCGATAAGAGAGGCATTGGGCAATGGTACTGTGCTGGGCCTTACGATTGTAAAAGGATTTGATCCAGCGCTTTTATTTATACTCGCGCCAGGCGCGCTTTTGGTTATAGGGATCTTAATAGGTATTGTGAATTACGCATCAGAGAAGAGGTAG
- the purN gene encoding phosphoribosylglycinamide formyltransferase, which translates to MKIAIFCSGSGTNLQAIIDSQKQGYIKAEIALVVSDMPDCFALKRAKKAEIQTLVFEKKNFKSRAEFDKAIIKKLKAEKIDLIVLAGYMRLLSRDFIKEYKNRIMNIHPALLPSFKGTHGIKDAFEYGVKVTGVTVHFVTEDMDAGPVILQAAVIVTEDDTEESLAGAIHKEEHKIYPRAIQLFVEGRLKVEGRRVRIK; encoded by the coding sequence ATGAAGATCGCAATATTTTGTTCAGGGAGCGGGACAAATCTGCAGGCAATAATCGATAGCCAAAAGCAGGGTTATATAAAGGCTGAGATAGCGCTTGTAGTTTCGGATATGCCTGATTGTTTTGCGCTTAAAAGGGCAAAAAAGGCAGAGATCCAGACTCTTGTGTTTGAAAAGAAAAATTTTAAATCACGAGCGGAATTTGATAAGGCGATTATTAAGAAGCTGAAGGCAGAGAAAATAGACTTAATAGTGCTTGCAGGATACATGAGGCTACTCTCGCGAGATTTTATAAAGGAATACAAGAATAGGATCATGAATATACATCCCGCGCTTCTGCCGTCATTTAAAGGTACGCATGGCATAAAGGATGCATTTGAATATGGCGTAAAGGTCACGGGCGTAACAGTGCATTTCGTGACAGAAGATATGGACGCGGGCCCTGTAATCTTACAGGCAGCTGTTATTGTAACAGAAGATGATACAGAAGAATCTCTTGCTGGGGCCATTCACAAGGAAGAGCACAAGATATATCCTAGGGCAATACAGCTTTTTGTAGAAGGAAGGTTAAAGGTAGAAGGCAGAAGAGTAAGGATCAAATAA
- a CDS encoding AAA family ATPase produces MDILTLRRFKMHLAMHKVKIIIIFAVSSLLVLAVWGLSSLESFYRHLTLAQMPITLLLSGVHAGIFVFMYMVFLRGGFTKIKQTTIKGQKVNIHWDDVIGIDEAKQEAWEVVQLIKDRTLLLKIGGRILRGLLMVGPPGCGKTYLAKAIATEANIPFISMSGSEFTEIFVGVGASRVRKLFKRAQNLAYGHGACIVFLDELDAIGRARSFSHMGGGQETNATQNQLLVEMDGLKEKDFNVIVIGATNAAEGVLDTALLRPGRFDRKIYIDRPSLEGRQKVFEYYLKKVNYDKNIDIGRLARKAVYKTPAEIDNIIKEAALIATRNKKDTVSHKELSEAMERIDMGMKHKKQMTKEERKMIAFHESGHLVTMYILHPTEDVFKASIISRKEALGVVYGQPREELYTRSKEALLADIKVSLGGYVSEKMHSGTTSSGVSSDFNKVMQRAHTMVWRLGMSDAGFVGDYSVIPPTQISESLKEKLNAETSKIMKACLKDVEELLKKEWTIVERFVKELLEKEELEYDEIEAIFKEYGKTHYSKSK; encoded by the coding sequence ATGGATATTTTAACACTTCGTAGATTCAAGATGCACCTCGCGATGCATAAGGTCAAGATCATCATAATCTTTGCAGTCAGCTCTCTATTAGTATTAGCTGTATGGGGCTTGTCATCTTTGGAATCCTTCTATCGCCATCTCACCCTTGCGCAAATGCCCATAACCCTGCTTTTATCAGGAGTCCATGCTGGCATATTTGTATTTATGTATATGGTGTTTTTAAGAGGTGGGTTCACGAAGATCAAGCAGACGACAATAAAAGGTCAAAAAGTAAATATACACTGGGATGACGTTATCGGCATAGACGAGGCAAAACAAGAGGCATGGGAAGTGGTGCAGCTCATAAAAGACCGCACACTGCTTCTTAAGATCGGCGGAAGAATACTACGCGGACTTCTTATGGTAGGGCCTCCTGGCTGTGGTAAGACATATCTCGCAAAGGCCATTGCAACAGAAGCAAACATCCCTTTTATATCCATGTCAGGAAGTGAATTTACTGAGATATTTGTAGGCGTGGGCGCTTCCCGCGTAAGAAAACTATTTAAAAGAGCCCAGAATCTTGCGTATGGACACGGGGCATGCATTGTATTTCTGGACGAGCTGGACGCCATAGGCAGGGCGCGCTCGTTTAGTCATATGGGCGGCGGTCAGGAGACAAACGCAACACAGAACCAGCTCCTTGTAGAGATGGACGGCCTGAAAGAAAAAGATTTTAACGTTATTGTAATAGGCGCGACAAATGCCGCGGAAGGTGTGCTGGACACAGCACTCTTAAGGCCTGGCAGATTTGACAGGAAGATCTATATTGACAGGCCAAGTCTCGAAGGAAGACAAAAGGTATTTGAATATTATCTTAAAAAAGTAAACTATGATAAAAATATAGACATAGGCAGGCTCGCGCGAAAGGCAGTATATAAAACACCTGCTGAAATCGATAATATAATAAAAGAGGCTGCTCTCATAGCCACAAGGAATAAAAAAGATACAGTAAGCCATAAAGAGTTATCTGAGGCAATGGAACGCATTGACATGGGCATGAAACACAAGAAGCAAATGACTAAGGAAGAAAGAAAAATGATAGCGTTCCACGAATCCGGCCATCTGGTTACAATGTATATATTACATCCTACAGAAGATGTTTTTAAGGCCTCGATCATATCTCGCAAAGAAGCGCTTGGCGTAGTATATGGCCAACCCAGAGAAGAGCTTTATACACGAAGCAAAGAAGCCTTGCTCGCGGATATAAAGGTAAGTCTTGGTGGATATGTATCTGAAAAAATGCACTCTGGCACTACAAGTAGCGGTGTGAGTTCTGATTTTAATAAGGTAATGCAAAGGGCCCACACCATGGTGTGGAGACTAGGCATGAGCGATGCTGGATTTGTAGGCGACTACAGCGTAATACCTCCGACCCAGATATCCGAGTCGCTTAAAGAAAAACTTAACGCTGAGACAAGTAAGATAATGAAGGCTTGCCTTAAAGATGTCGAAGAGCTCCTGAAAAAAGAATGGACAATAGTAGAACGCTTTGTCAAAGAACTGCTCGAAAAAGAAGAATTAGAATATGACGAGATAGAGGCTATATTTAAGGAATACGGTAAAACTCATTATTCCAAGTCTAAATGA
- a CDS encoding RnfABCDGE type electron transport complex subunit A, protein MEFNQLLMIVISVIFINNFILSKFLGLCPFIGVSKETRSAFYMGLAVTFVMTASSIITWAVYIFLLKPFHIEYLRTLSFILVIASFVQLIEMFIQKFSPALYRVFGIYLALITTNCAVFGVAVLNSEMFLKAADNVYSALLFCVTQGFCAGVGFTIVLLFMSGIRERLELCDVPRPMRGMAIAFIVASLMSMAFMGFAGFRF, encoded by the coding sequence ATGGAATTTAATCAATTATTGATGATAGTGATAAGCGTCATATTCATCAATAATTTTATTCTATCTAAATTTCTAGGGCTCTGTCCTTTTATAGGTGTATCTAAAGAGACTCGCTCTGCATTTTACATGGGACTTGCAGTGACATTTGTCATGACAGCGTCTTCTATCATCACATGGGCAGTGTATATCTTTTTATTAAAACCATTTCATATAGAATATCTGAGGACGCTTTCATTCATACTTGTAATCGCGAGTTTTGTGCAGCTCATAGAGATGTTTATACAGAAATTTAGCCCTGCATTGTATAGAGTATTTGGCATATATCTCGCGCTTATTACAACGAACTGCGCTGTATTTGGTGTGGCAGTCTTAAATAGCGAGATGTTTCTTAAGGCAGCAGACAATGTTTATAGCGCGCTTCTATTTTGTGTGACGCAGGGATTTTGCGCAGGCGTAGGTTTTACTATAGTGCTACTTTTCATGTCAGGTATACGCGAACGGCTCGAGCTGTGCGATGTGCCGCGTCCTATGAGAGGCATGGCAATAGCGTTTATCGTGGCGAGTCTTATGTCCATGGCCTTTATGGGCTTTGCCGGGTTTAGATTTTAA
- the eno gene encoding phosphopyruvate hydratase — MSKDTTIKQIKAREILDSRGNPTVEVDVVLASGVMGRAAVPSGASTGEHEAVELRDGDKKRYMGKGVLKAVSNVNGELNSALNGKDASDQTALDKAMIALDATENKSRLGANAILGISMAAAKAVANYKKIPLYKYLGGEKANTLPVPMMNIMNGGAHADNNVDLQEFMIMPKGAKSFSEGLRMGSEIFQNLKKILKSKKLSTAVGDEGGFAPDLKSNEEAIEVILQAIDKAGYKVGKDIFIALDPAASSFYENGKYMLRAEAKPEKNAGDMVEFYANWVSKYPICSIEDGLAEDDWDGWKTLTDKIGKKVQIVGDDLFVTNVKRLKMGIEKGIGNSILIKVNQIGTLTETIEAIELARKNSYTAVVSHRSGETEDTTISHLVVAMGTGQIKTGSICRTDRICKYNELLRIEEDLGSKAIYPTLPWPR; from the coding sequence ATGTCAAAAGATACAACTATTAAACAGATCAAAGCACGGGAGATTCTGGATTCGCGAGGCAATCCTACAGTCGAGGTGGATGTAGTGCTTGCATCAGGTGTAATGGGCAGGGCTGCTGTGCCAAGTGGTGCTTCTACTGGCGAGCACGAGGCAGTAGAACTTAGAGACGGAGACAAGAAGCGCTACATGGGAAAAGGTGTTTTAAAAGCAGTCTCGAATGTGAATGGAGAGCTTAATTCTGCGCTAAATGGCAAGGATGCGTCAGACCAGACTGCATTGGATAAAGCAATGATAGCGCTTGACGCTACAGAAAATAAATCTCGCTTAGGCGCAAATGCGATCTTAGGTATATCAATGGCAGCAGCAAAGGCAGTTGCGAATTACAAAAAAATTCCGCTCTATAAATACTTGGGCGGAGAAAAGGCAAACACACTTCCTGTCCCCATGATGAATATCATGAATGGCGGCGCGCATGCTGATAATAATGTGGATCTTCAGGAATTCATGATAATGCCTAAAGGTGCAAAGAGTTTTTCAGAAGGACTGCGCATGGGTTCCGAGATATTCCAAAATCTCAAGAAGATCCTTAAGTCAAAAAAGCTCTCAACAGCTGTTGGAGACGAAGGCGGGTTCGCGCCTGATTTAAAGTCTAATGAAGAGGCAATCGAGGTAATTTTACAGGCAATAGACAAGGCAGGATATAAGGTAGGCAAGGATATTTTTATTGCTCTTGACCCGGCAGCAAGTTCTTTTTACGAGAATGGGAAATATATGCTTAGGGCTGAGGCAAAACCTGAAAAAAATGCTGGGGACATGGTGGAGTTTTATGCTAATTGGGTGTCAAAATATCCGATTTGTTCTATAGAAGATGGCCTGGCTGAAGATGACTGGGATGGATGGAAGACTTTGACAGATAAGATAGGCAAAAAAGTGCAGATAGTAGGAGATGATTTATTTGTAACCAATGTAAAACGCTTGAAGATGGGGATTGAAAAAGGTATAGGAAATTCAATTCTTATAAAGGTGAACCAGATAGGCACTCTTACAGAGACAATAGAGGCAATAGAGCTTGCCAGGAAAAATAGCTACACCGCGGTTGTGTCGCATCGGTCAGGCGAGACAGAAGACACTACGATCTCACATCTGGTAGTGGCAATGGGCACTGGCCAGATAAAAACAGGATCTATCTGCAGGACTGACAGGATCTGTAAATACAATGAATTGCTGCGAATAGAAGAGGACCTTGGGTCAAAGGCTATTTACCCTACACTTCCATGGCCAAGATAA